In Solanum pennellii chromosome 7, SPENNV200, the following are encoded in one genomic region:
- the LOC107025639 gene encoding probable glycosyltransferase At5g03795, whose product MWCPKKLQLPSCLSSFSYTLAFLIFIPLVLVLVLVCTLGPQSSYVLSFSSSSWTWRSVGLLRSLTSYEERDQHLQEVGLLTFNNSAKDSFSNRPLEGVEDTWKDEMNEGEKHRDETTGIVKRYNRLERVEAILAKARSSIREAARNGSMISNHKDPDYVPQGPIYRNTNAFHRSYLEMEKKFKIYVYEEGELPIFHNGPCRSIYSTEGRFIYEMEKGNMYRTKNPDEALVYFLPFSVVVMVRYLYVSGGPDSRHVIGRTVADYIHVISSRHSFWNTSLGADHFMLSCHDWGPHTTSYVPHLFNNSIRVLCNANTTEGFNPQKDVSLPEINLKTDDTIGIIGGPSPSRRSILAFFAGGLHGAIRNNLMQQWKGKDQDVLVYEELPSGESYESMLKNSKFCLCPSGYEVASPRVVEAIYAECVPVLISDGYVPPFSDVLNWNAFSVKVAVEDIPNIKKILMSISQTQYLRMQRRVKQVQRHFVMNGPPKRFDLFHMIVHSIWLRRLNMRV is encoded by the exons ATGTGGTGTCCCAAGAAACTCCAATTGCCTTCATGTTTGTCCTCTTTTTCTTATACTTTGGCTTTCTTGATTTTCATCCCTTTGGTTCTTGTTTTAGTCCTTGTTTGTACATTAGGCCCTCAGAGTTCTTATGTACTATCATTTAGTTCTTCTTCTTGGACATGGAGATCAGTTGGATTATTAAGGTCTTTGACAAGTTATGAAGAGAGAGATCAgcatttacaagaagttggtcTACTTACTTTCAACAACTCAGCAAAAGACTCATTTTCTAATCGACCCCTC GAAGGAGTTGAAGATACTTGGAAGGATGAAATGAATGAAGGAGAAAAGCATCGCGATGAAACGACTGGAATAGTTAAAAGGTATAACAGGTTGGAAAGGGTTGAGGCCATTTTAGCAAAAGCAAGGTCATCAATAAGAGAAGCTGCTAGAAATGGAAGCATGATATCGAATCATAAAGATCCTGATTATGTTCCTCAAGGTCCTATTTATCGGAACACAAATGCCTTTCACAG GAGCTATCTTGAAATGGAAAAGAAGTTCAAGATATATGTGTATGAGGAAGGTGAACTTCCAATATTCCATAATGGTCCATGTAGGAGTATATATTCAACAGAAGGAAGGTTCATTTATGAAATGGAAAAGGGAAATATGTACAGAACAAAAAATCCAGATGAGGCCTTAGTTTATTTCCTCCCATTTAGTGTGGTTGTAATGGTTAGATACCTATATGTCTCTGGTGGCCCTGACAGCAGACATGTCATTGGTAGAACAGTTGCTGATTATATTCATGTCATTTCTTCAAGACATTCCTTCTGGAATACAAGTCTTGGTGCTGATCACTTCATGCTCTCCTGCCATGATTGG GGACCACACACGACTTCATACGTGCCACATCTCTTCAACAATTCAATAAGAGTTCTATGCAATGCGAATACTACAGAAGGATTTAATCCTCAGAAAGATGTATCATTACCTGAAATTAATCTCAAGACGGATGATACAATAGGAATCATTGGAGGTCCATCTCCATCAAGACGATCAATTCTTGCTTTCTTTGCTGGTGGTTTACATGGTGCCATAAGGAACAACTTGATGCAACAATGGAAAGGAAAAGACCAAGATGTTTTAGTTTACGAAGAACTACCATCAGGAGAATCTTATGAATCTATGTTGAAGAACAGCAAGTTTTGCCTGTGCCCGAGTGGCTATGAGGTTGCAAGCCCAAGAGTTGTTGAAGCAATTTACGCGGAGTGTGTTCCTGTGTTGatttcagatggttatgtgccACCATTTAGTGATGTCTTGAACTGGAATGCTTTTTCTGTGAAGGTGGCTGTGGAAGACATACCGAACATCAAGAAGATACTGATGAGTATTTCTCAGACTCAGTATTTGAGAATGCAGAGGAGAGTGAAACAAGTTCAAAGGCATTTTGTGATGAATGGACCTCCAAAAAGATTTGATCTTTTCCACATGATTGTTCATTCTATTTGGCTAAGAAGATTGAATATGAGAGTTTAG